In a genomic window of Flavobacterium crassostreae:
- a CDS encoding alternate F1F0 ATPase, F1 subunit alpha, with protein sequence MPLNQFTKTIHTTFELLNEGREQHSLSFTPREIGTVIRVSAGIVKVSGLPGVGFEELLQFPNGIFGIAYNIDEDEIGVILLGEDSLINVGDEVERTGRVTDIPVDNTLIGRVINPLGEPVDGKKAIGFTKRLPIERPAHAIMERATVSVPLQTGLKVIDALIPIGRGQRELILGDRQTGKTAIAIDTIINQKGKNVLCVYCAIGQRASSIAKVIANLEEKGAMEYTIVVATEGNNAPGLKYIAPYAATSIAEYFMEQGRDVLIVYDDLTHHARAYRELSLLLRRPPGREAFPGDIFYIHSRLLERSTHLNNALNGGSLTALPIIETEAQNISAYIPTNLISITDGQIYLSPTLFELGILPAVDVGKSVSRVGSKAQLAAYRSITANLKLAYAQFEELETFSRFGTRMDEDTKKIIEHGKRIRICFKQQELQPLSVPEQMVVLLALTAELFDTVPIAKMQEAETILRKIGTELNFDLVKRLFSDNELSNADHEAILKLAKEAIAPFQEKTQTDQNRN encoded by the coding sequence TACTACATTCGAGCTATTAAACGAAGGCAGAGAACAACACAGCTTGTCATTTACCCCTCGCGAAATAGGAACAGTAATCAGGGTATCGGCAGGTATTGTCAAAGTTTCTGGGCTTCCGGGTGTTGGTTTCGAAGAGCTCTTGCAATTTCCAAATGGTATATTCGGAATAGCGTATAATATTGACGAAGATGAAATTGGCGTGATTCTTTTGGGTGAAGATTCCCTAATAAATGTGGGTGATGAAGTAGAACGTACTGGCCGAGTCACGGATATTCCGGTAGACAATACCTTAATTGGGAGAGTGATTAATCCGTTAGGAGAGCCCGTAGATGGCAAAAAGGCTATTGGTTTTACAAAACGCCTGCCTATCGAACGTCCGGCTCATGCGATTATGGAACGGGCTACAGTTTCGGTCCCTTTACAAACCGGACTTAAAGTGATTGATGCTTTGATTCCCATTGGTCGTGGGCAACGCGAATTGATCTTAGGCGACCGCCAAACAGGCAAAACAGCCATCGCCATTGACACTATTATAAACCAAAAAGGTAAAAATGTGCTTTGCGTGTATTGTGCCATCGGGCAACGCGCATCATCCATTGCCAAAGTAATTGCCAATCTGGAAGAAAAAGGAGCCATGGAATATACCATTGTCGTGGCAACCGAAGGAAACAATGCCCCTGGACTAAAATACATTGCGCCTTATGCCGCCACCAGCATCGCCGAATATTTTATGGAACAAGGTCGTGATGTACTCATTGTGTATGACGATCTTACGCATCATGCACGTGCCTATCGTGAACTTTCTCTTTTGCTAAGAAGACCTCCTGGGCGTGAAGCTTTTCCGGGTGATATTTTTTATATCCATTCGAGATTATTAGAAAGATCCACGCATTTAAATAATGCACTCAACGGCGGCTCACTGACGGCTTTGCCGATTATTGAGACCGAAGCTCAAAATATTTCGGCCTACATTCCCACCAACCTGATTTCGATTACTGATGGTCAAATTTATCTTTCGCCTACCTTGTTTGAACTAGGGATTCTACCCGCTGTTGATGTGGGTAAATCGGTTTCGCGTGTGGGAAGCAAAGCGCAACTAGCAGCCTATCGTTCCATAACAGCAAATCTAAAATTGGCCTACGCACAGTTTGAAGAATTAGAAACTTTTTCGCGCTTTGGTACACGCATGGATGAAGACACCAAGAAAATCATCGAGCACGGAAAACGAATCCGAATTTGTTTCAAACAACAAGAATTACAACCGCTATCGGTACCCGAACAAATGGTCGTTTTGTTGGCCTTGACAGCCGAACTTTTTGATACCGTACCCATTGCCAAAATGCAAGAAGCCGAAACGATCTTGCGAAAAATAGGTACAGAACTAAATTTTGATTTAGTAAAACGTTTATTTTCAGATAACGAATTAAGTAATGCAGACCACGAAGCAATTTTAAAACTAGCAAAAGAGGCCATTGCCCCTTTTCAAGAAAAAACACAGACGGACCAAAACAGAAACTAA